A genome region from Anastrepha obliqua isolate idAnaObli1 chromosome 4, idAnaObli1_1.0, whole genome shotgun sequence includes the following:
- the LOC129244792 gene encoding cytochrome P450 6a2-like has product MQYLALWIPFYLFIAAVTLLFVWWRKRLNYWADRGIIHEKPSLIHGNLADLERTQTLRDPFHNFYTKYKHDAPFGGFYLSMRIAAVIFDLDLVRHILVKDFGNFSSRGAYYNEKDDPITAHLFNLDGTSWRNMRAKLTPTFTSAKMKFMFPTVVEVAKEFVKVLQQEVEQQNAGKANGATQSHKAQNAVTSDDPSMQGIEIRDLLARFTTDVIGSCAFGLDCNSLHEPDTQFRVMGKKIFGEFRHGRILVAFAQAYPELSRKLGIKMIPDEVSEFFQKVVHDTAAYREKEGVQRKDFMNLLLELQKEEDGLSLQQITAQAFVFFVAGFETSSSTMGFALYELALNQEIQAKARAEIETVLARFDGQFTYECMREMQYLHQIFCETLRKYSVASITLRKTLNDYQVPNTKYVIEKGVIIVIPIDAIHRDPEIYPDPERFDPTRFEPEEKAKRHPMAWLPFGEGPRNCIGLRFGKMQAMVGLALLLKHFKFTLAPKTKVPLEFKKGGLVLASNDGIHLHVEPIASAK; this is encoded by the exons ATGCAATACTTGGCGCTTTGGATACCCTTTTACCTCTTCATTGCCGCCGTTACGCTGCTCTTCGTGTGGTGGCGTAAGCGTTTGAACTACTGGGCCGATCGTGGTATTATACACGAAAAACCGTCCTTGATCCATGGCAATTTGGCCGATCTGGAACGTACTCAGACACTACGCGACCCGTTTCACAATTTCTATACGAAATATAAACATGACGCACCTTTTGGCGGCTTCTACTTGTCGATGCGTATCGCGGCAGTGATCTTTGATCTCGATCTTGTAAGGCATATATTAGTTAAAGATTTCGGGAATTTCAGCAGTCGCGGCGCATACTACAATGAGAAAGATGACCCGATTACGGCGCATTTGTTCAATTTGGACGGTACAAGCTGGCGTAATATGCGCGCCAAACTAACGCCCACCTTCACATCGGCCAAGATGAAGTTCATGTTTCCAACGGTGGTGGAGGTGGCAAAGGAATTTGTAAAGGTACTACAACAAGAAGTGGAGCAGCAGAATGCAGGCAAAGCTAACGGCGCCACTCAGTCGCACAAGGCACAAAACGCTGTGACGAGCGATGACCCGTCAATGCAGGGCATTGAAATTAGGGATTTGCTGGCACGCTTCACCACTGACGTCATCGGTAGTTGTGCATTCGGACTGGATTGTAATAGTTTGCACGAACCGGACACACAATTCCGCGTTATGGGCAAAAAGATCTTTGGTGAATTTAGACATGGTCGCATATTGGTCGCTTTTGCGCAGGCCTACCCAGAGCTATCTCGTAAATTGGGCATCAAAATGATTCCAGATGAGGTCAGTGAATTCTTTCAGAAAGTAGTGCACGATACCGCTGCGTACAGAGAGAAAGAAGGTGTACAGCGCAAGGATTTTATGAATCTCTTGTTGGAGCtgcaaaaagaagaagatgGCTTGAGTTTGCAGCAGATTACTGCGCAGGCATTCGTTTTCTTCGTCGCTGGCTTTGAAACGAGTTCTAGTACAATGGGTTTTGCGCTGTATGAGCTCGCATTGAATCAGGAAATACAAGCGAAGGCGCGCGCCGAGATTGAGACGGTATTGGCGCGTTTCGATGGCCAATTCACATACGAGTGTATGCGTGAAATGCAATATTTGCACCAGATCTTTTGTG AAACACTGCGCAAATACTCCGTCGCCTCGATAACCCTGCGCAAGACACTGAACGACTATCAGGTGCCGAATACCAAGTATGTAATCGAGAAAGGTGTGATTATTGTTATACCCATTGATGCTATACATCGCGATCCCGAAATATATCCTGATCCCGAACGTTTCGATCCCACACGTTTTGAACCGGAGGAAAAAGCCAAGCGCCATCCTATGGCTTGGCTGCCCTTCGGCGAGGGGCCACGCAATTGCATTGGACTGCGCTTCGGTAAAATGCAAGCCATGGTGGGCTTGGCTTTATTGCTGAAACATTTCAAATTCACGCTGGCACCTAAGACTAAAGTGCCGCtagaatttaaaaaaggagGACTTGTGTTGGCGAGCAACGATGGCATTCACTTGCATGTGGAGCCAATCGCAAGCGCCAAATGA